Proteins from a genomic interval of Candidatus Didemnitutus sp.:
- a CDS encoding RsmB/NOP family class I SAM-dependent RNA methyltransferase, whose product MKLVQAGTPADAALRETLGRTRHGSAPALRRAVSRAVFAYFRWFRWLEPKQSLQKQTQAALDLQARFDHAPASFKPETLAARAVPDWLKSEMDVPPDWLRQLQREPVLWLRAKQNEARDLPARLGDCAPASEAYSLKLTAYRYSGSRDLFLTDEFRDGRFEIQDLASQLVGHACAPQPGQTWWDACAGEGGKTLHLSDLMQNKGLLWASDRSLRRLENLKKRASRAGAFNYRAAPWDGSAKLPTKTKFDGILVDAPCSGIGTWQRNPHARWTTQPADVHELAAIQAKLLDNVAGSLKSGGRLVYAVCTLTRAETTAIAEAFTAAHHDFEPAPVFPSPSSELPAPSSTLFLHPHELNANGMFVATWRRK is encoded by the coding sequence CTGAAACTCGTTCAGGCCGGCACGCCCGCCGACGCCGCGCTGCGCGAGACGCTCGGCCGCACGCGCCACGGCTCCGCTCCCGCGCTGCGCCGCGCCGTCAGCCGCGCCGTGTTCGCCTATTTCCGCTGGTTCCGCTGGCTCGAGCCGAAGCAGTCGCTGCAAAAACAGACCCAAGCCGCGCTCGACCTCCAAGCGCGCTTCGATCACGCCCCCGCGTCCTTCAAACCCGAAACCCTCGCCGCCCGCGCCGTCCCCGACTGGCTGAAAAGCGAGATGGACGTCCCGCCCGACTGGCTCCGCCAACTCCAGCGCGAACCCGTCCTCTGGCTCCGCGCCAAGCAAAACGAAGCCCGCGATCTCCCCGCCCGCCTCGGCGACTGCGCGCCCGCCTCCGAGGCTTACAGCCTAAAGCTTACTGCTTATCGCTACTCCGGCTCCCGCGACCTCTTCCTCACCGACGAATTCCGCGACGGCCGCTTCGAGATCCAGGACCTCGCCTCTCAACTCGTCGGCCACGCCTGCGCGCCGCAACCCGGCCAAACCTGGTGGGACGCCTGTGCCGGCGAAGGCGGCAAGACGCTCCACCTCTCCGACCTGATGCAGAACAAAGGCCTCCTCTGGGCCAGCGACCGTTCCCTGCGTCGTCTCGAAAACCTGAAGAAACGCGCCTCGCGCGCCGGCGCCTTCAACTACCGCGCCGCCCCGTGGGACGGCTCCGCCAAGCTCCCCACGAAAACCAAATTCGACGGCATCCTCGTCGACGCCCCGTGCAGCGGCATCGGCACCTGGCAGCGCAACCCGCACGCGCGCTGGACCACGCAGCCGGCGGACGTCCACGAACTCGCCGCCATCCAAGCCAAGCTCCTCGACAACGTCGCCGGCTCGCTGAAATCCGGCGGCCGCCTCGTCTACGCCGTCTGCACCCTCACCCGCGCCGAGACCACCGCCATCGCCGAAGCCTTCACCGCCGCCCACCACGATTTCGAACCCGCCCCCGTCTTCCCCTCTCCCAGCTCCGAGCTCCCGGCTCCCAGCTCCACGCTTTTCCTCCACCCCCACGAGCTGAACGCCAACGGCATGTTCGTCGCCACATGGCGCAGAAAGTGA